The Streptococcus viridans genome contains the following window.
AAAATCGTAGCCATCTTAGGAGCGACCAATGCGGGCTTGGTCCTTCAAACAACCTTAGCAATCTGTGCTGTCTTTTTCATCTCTTATGTCCTCGTCTTTCTGCTGACTTCCAGAAGTTATCGGAAGATTGTCGTGAGATAGCGTTTGAATCTATATAAGATTAGAAATGAAAAAGACGATAAGTAGACAAACTGTTTTTTTACTTAGAACAAGCTAAGTGTTGCAGAAAGTTTCAAGGATAGGTTTTTCCTTAATCAAAAACACCGAGGATTTGATCCTCGGTGTTTTGACGTCAACCATTATTTGACGTGTTTTTCAAGTTCGTCTTGCGCTTTTTTATTGGATTTTTCTTTTTCTTTCAACCAATTCTTATACGCTTTTTCGTAGTCAGCAGTTGTGACAACATCACTTTGTAATTCCATGTACTTGTAGTAGCTAGAACCATCTTTGATACCGATCAAGGAGAAGGCTTTTGTAAATGGTTTGATCTTCGTGATCGAAGGAACAGCACCCTTAGAGTAGACAGGAAGTGCAAAGGCATTGTCTGTCAACCAAGCTTGGGCAACAGCATATTTTTCGTAACGAGTATTGGTATCCAATTGTTCCGCATTGGCATCATCCAATAGTTGTTTATACTCGTTCAAACCAAGTTGTTCGATAAGGGCTTGGTCAGTTGCAGGATTGATCCCCATACCTGCTAAGGCTGAACCATCTACTGGATTGAAGATATCCAAGTAAGTGGATGGATCTTGGAAGTCAGGTCCCCAACCACCGATATCCATATCAAAGTCTTTTTGATCTGGTGTTTGGGCGAAGTAGGTTGCGTTGTCTGCATCTTCCGTAGACAATTTCTGAACATCCACGACAACATTTTCTTTTCCTAATGTTTTTTCGATGGAGTCTTTCATTGAGTCTGCCTACTGTACAAGGCTAGCAGCAGATTGGTCAACCACATAGTCGATGTGGATTGGGAATTGAACACCTTGCGCTTGGAGCTCTTCTTTGGCTTTGGCAAATTGCGCTTTGGCCTTGTCCGCATTGAACATGCTATCTTGCGCATCAGCTAGGCTGACATCCTTCCAATCATCTCCTGTTGCGGCAAGTTTTTCTTCGACAACGCTACCGAAGTCTTTGTTGTCTACTTGCACAAATGTTGGAGGTACAAGAAGCGTACGAAGGGTTTTGCTAGCGCCATCTTTCCCGTTTGATTGGGCACTTAGTGAAGTACGATCAAGGGCAAAGTTGATGGCTTGACGGAAGTTTTTGTTTTGAAGAGCTGTTTTTGTTTGGTTCTTCTGGTCGTCTGTTGTCTTCTCGGTATGACCGTAGTTTTGACGGTTTACGTTGAAGTAGACATAGTAGACAGTCGCATCTTGCGGTGAATAGACGATATTGTCCTTGAATTTTTTCTCAATGGTGCTATAGGTTGAGCTCGTTGGGAAGAGACGCGCTGTGGTCAAGTTGCCATCAGAGAAGTTACGAGCTAGGTAGTCTTGGTCAGAACCATCGAAGTAGGTCAATTTGATATTTTCAATCTTCACATTGTCTTTATCATAGTAGTTCTCATTTTTAGTAAACTCCATCAAAGATTTTGAAGTGAAGGATTTCAAGTAGTAAGGACCGTTGTAAAGGATTCCAGAAGGTTTGACGCTACCGAAGTCTTTTCCTGCAGACTCAAGAAATTTTTCATTGACTGGCATCATGGTCGAAGTCGTCAATTTAGAATTCCAGAAGGATTCAGGTTGAGCCAAAGTGTATTGGAGTGTATGGTCATCAACGGCTTTGACACCAACTTTAGAGAAGTCCGTGTTTTTACCAGTGACATAGTCATCCAGGCCGGCTACTGAGTTTTGAACCAAGTAGAGTGCATCTGACTTGTTGTCTGCTACATATTTCAGAGAAGTGACGAAGTCCTGTGCAGTGACATCCGCATATTCGTTCCCTTCTGAGTCATACCATTTTGCATCTTTACGGAGTTTATAAGTGTAGGTTAGTCCGTCTTTAGAAACAGACCAATTTTCCGCTAGTGCAGGGACGAGATTACCATATTGGTCATTTTCAAACAATCCATCCACCAAGTTAGTTGTAACGTCACTTGTTGTAGAACGGTTTGAAAGGAGGTAGTTCAAAGAATCTGGATCAGTACTAAACACGTATGAGTATGTGTTTGTCTGAGAAGATTTTGAAGATGATCCACATGAAGCAAGGAACAGGGCTGAAGCAACCGTGACACCTGCTAGGAAAGCTAGTTTAGATTTTTTCATCACTTATCTCCTTTAATAAAGATTTTGTATTATTATACACCTTTTTTTATAAAAAGCAATTGTTTTTTGAAAATAATTGTATATTTAGTCATAATATTCGGATTCCTTGAGTTTTATTCAATATTATTAACTATTATGCTTTACAAACTAGCTAAGGAGGAGTATACTAATAATGAAAGGGCTAGTATGTAAAACAAACTAGTTAAAAAGAAGGGTGTATAGAAAGGGGGAGAAGGATGAAAGAGTCGCAATTGCTCAAGGGTGTCCTGGAAGGTTGTGTTTTAGAAATTATTTCAAAGAAATCTATTTATGGCTATGAATTGATCCAAAGCCTTAAGGAAACCGGCTTTGATAAGATTGTTGCGGGGACCGTTTATCCCTTGCTTCAGAAGCTAGAGAAGCAGGGAGTCATAGTAGGAGAAATGAGGCCCTCTCCGGATGGACCTGATCGCAAATATTTCTCTCTAACCAAAGAAGGAAGAGAGCGCCTAGAGGAATTTTGGAACCAGTGGCAGGATCTGGTTATTAAAGTAGAACGCGTGAAAAAGGAAGGGGAAACACCATGACGTCAGCTATTTATTATGAAGAAACGCAGGCTTTGGTTCAAACCTTTAGACAAGAGGATCAAGCTTATTTCCAAGATCTCTGGGATTATTTTAATTTCGCCGGTTTCTTATATGAGGAGAAGGCTTTAAAAGAGCAGGTCTATAATCTAGCGCTAGATTTTTCGCAAGCAAGCGGAGATGGATGGACAGCCAAGGACTATTTTGGACAGGATCCAAAGGGAATGGCAGACCAAATCATCGAGAACATGCCTAAAGAATCCACGCGATCCGTTCTAAAATATGGGGCAATCGTCTCAGGAATTGTCATTTTTTATCGCCTCTTAAGTGATTTTGCTTCACAAGCAGTCCTGATTCTCAAGCCCCTTGTCTATCTAACGGATAGTATTTTGGGTATTTTAGCCGTTGGGTTACTATTCTATCTCCTTCGTCGCCTCATTTTTGCAGAAGAGAAGTCAAAAAAAGCAATCTATGTAGCAGTCGTTCTCGTTCTGGGGATCTATTTTATCAGTGAAATAGTTGGGGTCCGTTTCTTGCCAGCTTTTGCCTGGTTGACAGTACCTAGTCCGTGGGATACTTTCCTGATGACAGGGGCTTCTGCAGGTCTTATCCTGTGGCAATGGAAAGAAGAGTTTGCTCGTGCCTTCATCTTTCCTATTCTGTCCTTCTTAGTAGTGGGATTCTTGCATCGCTGGACTTTGGCACAAGGGATTCAGAATTCTACCATGACCATGATCCTACCTACGGTAATCATTGTTATAGGATTGATGATTTACTATTGGTTCACGATTCGCGCCTTGAAAAAGAACAAGACAGAAAATGGTGAATAGAGTGAAAAGGGGGAAGAAACTCCACTTTTTCTGTTGAAAAGCAACGAGCAAGCTTGATTTTTGTTATAATGAAAGGGAGTATGAATCGAAGGAGAAGATGATGACATTTGAAGAAATCTTGCCTGGACTAAAGGCAAAAAAGAAATATGTGCGAACTGGTTGGGGCGGTGCTGAGAACTATGTCCAGCTTTTCGATACCATCGAGCAAAATGGGGTTGCCCTTGAAGTGACGCCTTATTTTCTCATTAACGTATCTGGTGAAGGCGAAGGCTTTTCCATGTGGAGTCCAACCCCTTGTGATGTCTTAGCGACAGACTGGGTGGAAGTTCATGACTAAAGGGGTCTTGATCACAGGCGTTAGCTCCGGGATTGGTCTGGCTCAAGCTCGACTCTTTTTAGAAAAGGGCTACCAAGTTTATGGGGTAGACCAGGGTGCTGATCCCCAGTTGCCAGGTGAGTTTCACTTCTTGCAGCGGGACTTGACCTTGGATTTGACGCCGATTTTTGACTGGTGTCCTAGGGTCGACATCTTGTGCAATACGGCAGGAGTATTGGATGACTACAAACCACTTCTTGAGCAAAGCGCTCAGGAAATTCAGGAGATCTTTGAGATCAACTATGTGACTCCGGTAGAGTTGACACGGTATTATCTGACTCAAATGTTGGAGAAGAAGCAAGGGATCATCATCAATATGTGCTCCATTGCTTCTAGCCTAGCAGGAGGTGGCGGTCACGCTTATACTTCCTCCAAGCATGCTCTAGCAGGCTTTACCAAACAGCTGGCCTTGGATTATGCAGAAGCTGGGATTCAGGTCTTTGGCATTGCTCCTGGAGCCGTCAAAACAGGCATGACTGCAGCGGACTTTGAACCAGGAGGCCTAGCAGACTGGGTGGCTAGTGAGACCCCTATTAAACGCTGGATAGAGCCAGAAGAAGTGGCAGAAGTCAGTCTCTTTTTAGCCAGTGGGAAGGCCTCTGCCATGCAGGGGCAAATTCTGACCATTGATGGTGGCTGGAGTTTGAAGTAGAGTTGAAGGAGACTGAGGAATCGAGTTGAAAAGAGCTCGTCGATTTACTCAGTCTTTTTTTTAAAAACTTTACTCATTCATTTTGGATTCAGGGGAATGCTGTCTTGCATACCCGGATGCTGGACAATCATCGAGCAGAGGTGAAGATCATTTCCGAAGAAGGGAGAGGAAGTCTCTTTCGTGTGACTTTCCCACAGATCCAGGACAAGACTTCTGTCTAAGACGGTTGATTGAGCGATCAGTATTGGTTGAAAAGGTAAAATAATAAAGTAAAATAATAAGGATAAAATGAGTCTAGTAAAACCGCTGGGCTCATTTTCTATTTTAGCTTTATGGAAAGGGAATCTTATGGTATGATAGCCTAAAAGGGACCTGTAATATGGAGGTCAAACTATGGAAAGAGAGACTCAAAAAGGAGACGAGATGCGGAAACACCAAGAATTTTCACTGGAGCAGATCATCGAACAGATGCGTGTGGACAAGTTATCATCAGATGATTTTTGCCTCTATGGCAAGGAGGATGGAGAACTAGCACTAGCTAGGTCCTATTGGGTATCAAATTATCCGGATGTCGTGGAAGACCGTGATATTTACCCTGCTGATGTAGTGGAGCAAGATCTCCAGCTAGTCTACTATGGAGAGCAGTTGATTGATGTTCTTTCGGTTGCACTTGAGGAAAAGCCAGATGCAAGTCTCCAAGACTTGGTTGATGCTTTGAATTATTATAATCAGCACGATAACTTTATGCCCTTTAATGATTAGCTAGGTTGATTAGAGAAATGGTATCTGATGACTGATAGCATAAGGAGAGAAAATGATGAGAGAATATAAATTTGATGTCCATAACGAGATGTTTGTATCGATTCCAGAGGAAAGAGAAAAGGTCTGCCTTGCTTTAAGTGATTCTTTAAAGGTTATCAATGAGGAGTTAACTCCGTCTTATAAAGCAAAACTCGATAATCTACTGGATC
Protein-coding sequences here:
- a CDS encoding PadR family transcriptional regulator; this translates as MKESQLLKGVLEGCVLEIISKKSIYGYELIQSLKETGFDKIVAGTVYPLLQKLEKQGVIVGEMRPSPDGPDRKYFSLTKEGRERLEEFWNQWQDLVIKVERVKKEGETP
- a CDS encoding DUF2829 domain-containing protein — translated: MTFEEILPGLKAKKKYVRTGWGGAENYVQLFDTIEQNGVALEVTPYFLINVSGEGEGFSMWSPTPCDVLATDWVEVHD
- a CDS encoding 3-oxoacyl-ACP reductase; this encodes MTKGVLITGVSSGIGLAQARLFLEKGYQVYGVDQGADPQLPGEFHFLQRDLTLDLTPIFDWCPRVDILCNTAGVLDDYKPLLEQSAQEIQEIFEINYVTPVELTRYYLTQMLEKKQGIIINMCSIASSLAGGGGHAYTSSKHALAGFTKQLALDYAEAGIQVFGIAPGAVKTGMTAADFEPGGLADWVASETPIKRWIEPEEVAEVSLFLASGKASAMQGQILTIDGGWSLK
- a CDS encoding DUF7716 domain-containing protein, whose protein sequence is MRKHQEFSLEQIIEQMRVDKLSSDDFCLYGKEDGELALARSYWVSNYPDVVEDRDIYPADVVEQDLQLVYYGEQLIDVLSVALEEKPDASLQDLVDALNYYNQHDNFMPFND